TCCCCAGGCTGGGGGAGATGACCTGCGCTTCCACCAACAGTTCGGCCATCGCCTGCAGTCCGCCGGCCTGGCAGCGCGCAATAAGCCGCAGCATCCACTCGCGCAACGGACTTTTCGCGTCGAGCGTCTCGGTCACCTCGTCCAGCGCTTCCAGGACATTGGATTCGATCTGCACGGTGGAGGCCAACCGGGAGAGGAAAATCGGAATGTCCTTCTCGATCCCGTGCGTCAGTTTCACCCAGGCGCCATTCATCAGGGATTTCACGAGGAAAAAGGAAGCCACGAATCCGGCTGGCACCATCAGCAAGGGGGCACCGACGATCAGCAGGACCAATCCGAAGGCGGTCCCCATTCCCAGGTAGGCGAGCCATTCCGCCGCCGGTTCCGCGCCGCTGACGTCCAATCCAAACGAGGCGAACACCAAGCGGGTCTTGTGATTCTGCGAACCGACGTCGACCGCGGCCTTCTCCTCCGCCGCGCCGCCGAATTGCGTCAGGCGCCCGCCGGGCTTCTTGATCTGCGCCAGCAGGCGGATGAGAAAATACGTTCCGAAGGCCAGCGCCGCGCCGGCGATCCAGGGTTTCAGCGTTTCCAATTCCACCTCGGCCTACCTCCTGGTGAAGGGTTGCAGCATCGCGTCGCCGCGGGAGTAGAGTTTGCGGAAGACCACTTCGCCCTGCTGCAGATCGCGGGCCGTTTCCCACACCCCGAGCAGCGCGCGCTTGCCCTCCGCCCACCCCACCTGGATCACCACGTCCACCGCCTGGGCGAAGATCGAGCGCGCCGCCTGCATCTGCACCTGCAGATCCGCGAACATGATCACCGACAGCCGGAAGACCGTCTCTTCCGGCCCCTCGGCGTGGAAGGTGGACAGCCCGGGGTGGTCCGACATCTGCGCCCGGAAGAGGCTCATCGCCGCATCGCCGGTGCGAACCTCGCCGACGATCAGCCAGCGCGGGCTCATCCGCATCGCGTCGTCCACGCCGTTCTTCACCGTGTACGAGGGGATCGAGGAGCCGGGCGGCGCCGGGCGGGCTTCGATCGTCACCACGTGCGGGTGGTCGAGCCAGATCTCCTCGGGGTCCTCGATCTTCACCACCCGCTCTTCGCGCGGGATGCCGGCCGAGATCCCGGAAAGGAAGGTCGTCTTGCCGGTGGCCGTGCCGCCGATGATCAGCACCCGCGCGGTGCGGGCGACGATCTCCACCAGGCCGCGGATCACCGCCTCGGGGGCCATCCCCCACTCAATGAGTTGTTCGGGCGTGACCGGCCTGGCTTCATAGAGGCGGATGTTGACCGAGGGGTAGCCCTCGCCGGGGACAATGCACGGATGCAGGACCTTGATCCGCGCGCCGGAAAAATTCTCGCTGCGCGGGAGTTTGGCGTCCACCGAGGGCGTGGCTTCGTTGACCGCCCGCCCCAGCGGCGCCAACAGCGCTTCCACCCCGCGCCAGACCTCCTCGCGCGCAGGGGTGATTGTCAGCGGCTCGAAGCGCGGCGCGCCCTTTTTCAGGATCCACACCTTGCCGGCCGGGGTCACGGCGATCTCGTTGAGGTCCTTGCGCTGGGGCGGGAGCAGGTCGTGGAAGAA
The genomic region above belongs to Anaerolineales bacterium and contains:
- a CDS encoding CpaF family protein; the protein is FFHDLLPPQRKDLNEIAVTPAGKVWILKKGAPRFEPLTITPAREEVWRGVEALLAPLGRAVNEATPSVDAKLPRSENFSGARIKVLHPCIVPGEGYPSVNIRLYEARPVTPEQLIEWGMAPEAVIRGLVEIVARTARVLIIGGTATGKTTFLSGISAGIPREERVVKIEDPEEIWLDHPHVVTIEARPAPPGSSIPSYTVKNGVDDAMRMSPRWLIVGEVRTGDAAMSLFRAQMSDHPGLSTFHAEGPEETVFRLSVIMFADLQVQMQAARSIFAQAVDVVIQVGWAEGKRALLGVWETARDLQQGEVVFRKLYSRGDAMLQPFTRR